One stretch of Arthrobacter polaris DNA includes these proteins:
- the tpiA gene encoding triose-phosphate isomerase, translating into MTTSTNGNFDRTPLIAGNWKMNMDHVQGITLLXKLAWTLSDARHDFSRVEVAVFPPFTDLRGVQTLVQGDKLKLAYGGQDLSDQDSGAYTGDISGAFLSKLGCAYVLVGHSERRSIHGESDELLNAKVKAAFRNQVTPVLCAGEGLEIRKAGTHVEHTLAQVRGSVAGLSAEEAAKLVIAYEPVWAIGTGEVAGPEDAQEMCAAIRAELTELFDGETAAKTRLLYGGSVKASNVGAIMAERDVDGVLVGGASLDAGEFASIARFESHLVTK; encoded by the coding sequence ATGACAACGTCAACCAACGGTAATTTTGACCGGACTCCGCTGATTGCTGGCAACTGGAAGATGAACATGGACCATGTCCAGGGCATCACCTTGCTGCANAAGCTCGCCTGGACACTCTCCGACGCCCGCCACGATTTCAGCCGGGTGGAAGTTGCAGTCTTCCCGCCGTTCACTGATCTGCGTGGGGTTCAGACACTCGTTCAGGGCGATAAACTCAAGCTCGCTTATGGTGGTCAGGACCTCTCTGACCAAGACTCCGGCGCCTACACAGGTGATATTTCCGGAGCTTTCTTGAGCAAGCTGGGCTGCGCTTACGTGCTGGTGGGCCACAGCGAACGTCGCAGCATCCACGGCGAGTCCGATGAACTGCTCAACGCCAAGGTCAAGGCAGCCTTCCGCAACCAGGTCACTCCCGTCCTGTGTGCAGGNGAAGGTCTGGAGATCCGCAAGGCCGGGACCCATGTTGAGCACACGCTCGCTCAGGTGCGCGGCTCAGTTGCGGGACTGAGTGCCGAAGAGGCGGCAAAGCTTGTCATTGCTTATGAGCCTGTGTGGGCCATCGGTACCGGCGAAGTTGCCGGCCCGGAAGATGCACAGGAAATGTGTGCAGCTATCCGCGCGGAGTTAACGGAGCTCTTTGATGGCGAAACTGCTGCCAAGACCCGTTTGTTGTATGGCGGTTCTGTTAAGGCAAGCAACGTTGGTGCCATCATGGCAGAGCGTGATGTTGACGGTGTACTGGTGGGTGGGGCAAGTTTGGATGCCGGCGAATTCGCCAGCATCGCCCGTTTTGAAAGCCACCTCGTCACCAAGTAA
- the zwf gene encoding glucose-6-phosphate dehydrogenase, which yields MFTSATSTNENPLRDSRDRRLSRVAGPSSLVLFGVTGDLARXKLMPAVYDLANRGLLPPSFALVGFARRTWADEDFAAEVKSSVQAHCRTPFDDTVWNQLSEGIRFVQGEFDDHDSFERLKATLAELDETRGTRGNHAFYLSIPKAFELVCRQLSDHGLAQTEDESWRRVVIEKPFGHNLASARALNEIVESVFSPDAVFRIDHYLGKETVQNILALRFANQFFEPLWNSNYVDHVQITMAEDIGTGGRAGYYDGVGAARDVMQNHLLQLLALTAMEEPISFNADHLRAEKEKVLAAVKLPVDLSXHSARGQFAGGWQGGEHVQGLLEEDGIPADSTTETFAAVRLDIHTRRWAGVPFYLRTGKRLGRRVTEIAVVFKRAPNLLFTEHGEDDFGQNAVVIRVQPDEGVTIRFGSKVPGTQMEVRDVTMDFGYGHAFTESSPEAYERLILDVLLGEPPLFPRHEEVELSWKILDPFEEFWAAEGSQPESYEPGSWGPASADELLKRDGRTWRRP from the coding sequence ATGTTCACCTCTGCCACATCAACTAATGAAAACCCGCTCCGGGACAGCCGTGATCGCCGGCTGTCCCGGGTTGCTGGCCCATCATCTTTGGTCCTCTTTGGAGTGACTGGGGACTTGGCCCGTAANAAACTCATGCCTGCCGTGTACGACTTGGCAAACCGTGGCCTNTTACCNCCCAGTTTTGCACTGGTGGGTTTTGCCCGCCGAACCTGGGCCGACGAGGATTTTGCTGCTGAGGTGAAGTCTTCAGTGCAGGCCCACTGCCGGACACCCTTCGATGACACTGTCTGGAACCAGTTAAGCGAAGGGATTCGTTTTGTCCAAGGCGAATTTGACGATCATGATTCGTTTGAACGTTTGAAGGCAACCCTGGCTGAGCTCGATGAAACCAGGGGCACACGGGGCAACCACGCGTTTTACCTGTCCATCCCCAAGGCCTTTGAATTGGTGTGCCGTCAGCTCTCCGATCACGGCTTGGCTCAGACCGAGGATGAGAGCTGGCGCCGGGTTGTCATTGAGAAACCCTTTGGCCACAACTTGGCCTCGGCCAGGGCACTGAACGAGATTGTGGAGTCCGTCTTCTCTCCCGATGCCGTGTTCCGGATCGATCACTACCTGGGCAAGGAAACCGTCCAGAATATTTTGGCACTGCGCTTTGCCAACCAGTTCTTTGAGCCCTTGTGGAACTCTAACTATGTTGATCATGTCCAGATCACCATGGCTGAAGATATTGGCACCGGTGGCCGTGCAGGATACTACGACGGCGTGGGCGCAGCCCGTGACGTCATGCAAAACCATCTGCTCCAACTCCTTGCCTTGACGGCAATGGAGGAACCTATTTCGTTCAACGCAGACCACCTGCGTGCGGAAAAGGAGAAAGTTCTGGCAGCGGTTAAGCTCCCCGTGGACCTCTCAAGNCACTCAGCGCGCGGTCAGTTCGCCGGAGGCTGGCAGGGCGGAGAACACGTNCAAGGGCTTTTGGAGGAGGACGGCATTCCTGCGGACTCCACCACGGAAACCTTTGCGGCTGTCCGTCTTGACATCCACACCCGCCGCTGGGCGGGCGTGCCGTTCTACTTGCGCACTGGCAAACGTCTGGGGCGCAGAGTTACAGAGATTGCGGTGGTTTTCAAGCGGGCACCAAACCTCTTGTTCACTGAGCACGGCGAGGATGACTTCGGTCAAAATGCTGTGGTGATTCGGGTACAGCCAGATGAGGGTGTCACCATCCGTTTCGGTTCCAAGGTTCCTGGCACACAGATGGAAGTCCGCGATGTCACTATGGACTTTGGTTATGGACACGCCTTCACCGAATCAAGCCCCGAAGCCTATGAACGGCTGATTCTTGATGTGCTGCTGGGCGAACCTCCGCTGTTCCCGCGCCATGAAGAAGTTGAACTTTCGTGGAAGATCCTTGACCCGTTCGAGGAGTTCTGGGCAGCCGAAGGCAGCCAGCCCGAAAGTTACGAACCAGGTAGCTGGGGCCCTGCCTCGGCTGATGAATTGCTGAAACGAGACGGAAGGACGTGGCGGCGGCCATGA
- a CDS encoding phosphoglycerate kinase yields the protein MTLHTLSELIDEGVRGRYVLVRSDLNVPLDGSNVSDDGRIKASLPVIAALADAGARVLVAAHLGRPKGAPEAKYSLAPAVARLAELAPELKATLAADTTGPAAQAAAMALADGSVLVLENVRFDARETSXNDAERAAFAAELAALTGTNGAYVDDAFGAVHRKHASVXDIAKGLPSYQGDLVRTELEVLRKLTTESQRXYVVVLGGSKVSDKLAVIDNLIGKADSILVGGGMLFTFLAAQGHKVGASLLEVDQIPVVQDYLARAEAAGTSFVLPTDVVVAAGFAADADHEVVAADAMEASTFGATGLGLDIGPISGAAFAAAISGAKTVFWNGPMGVFEFAAFAEGTRAVAGALSANSAAGGFTVVGGGDSASAVRSLGFADDSFGHISTGGGASLEYLEGKELPGLVALDR from the coding sequence ATGACACTCCACACCCTCAGCGAACTCATCGATGAAGGTGTCCGCGGGCGGTACGTTCTGGTCAGAAGTGACTTGAACGTGCCGCTCGACGGCTCTAACGTCAGTGATGATGGACGCATCAAGGCCTCCCTTCCTGTCATTGCGGCATTGGCCGACGCCGGTGCCCGCGTTCTTGTGGCTGCCCACCTGGGCCGTCCCAAGGGTGCCCCGGAGGCCAAGTACTCTTTGGCGCCGGCTGTTGCCCGGCTAGCTGAACTGGCACCGGAGCTGAAGGCGACTCTTGCCGCGGATACCACCGGACCGGCCGCCCAGGCTGCTGCGATGGCCCTCGCCGACGGTTCGGTGCTGGTGCTGGAAAATGTGCGTTTCGACGCGCGTGAAACCTCANAGAACGACGCCGAACGGGCGGCTTTCGCTGCCGAGCTCGCCGCCTTGACGGGAACCAACGGCGCCTATGTGGACGATGCCTTTGGTGCCGTGCACCGTAAGCACGCCAGCGTTNTTGACATCGCAAAGGGGCTGCCGTCCTACCAGGGCGATTTGGTGCGGACCGAGTTGGAGGTGCTGCGTAAGCTCACCACCGAATCACAACGCNCCTATGTGGTTGTTTTGGGTGGGTCCAAGGTGTCAGACAAGCTCGCTGTCATTGATAACCTCATTGGCAAGGCTGACTCCATCTTGGTTGGCGGCGGCATGTTGTTTACGTTCCTTGCAGCGCAGGGCCACAAAGTGGGTGCCTCGCTGTTGGAGGTTGACCAGATCCCCGTAGTGCAGGATTACCTGGCCCGGGCCGAAGCAGCCGGCACCAGTTTCGTGCTGCCCACGGATGTTGTTGTAGCAGCGGGTTTCGCCGCCGATGCAGACCATGAAGTGGTTGCAGCGGACGCTATGGAAGCGAGCACTTTTGGTGCCACCGGACTTGGTTTGGACATTGGACCTATATCCGGGGCTGCGTTTGCCGCAGCCATTTCTGGTGCTAAAACGGTGTTCTGGAACGGCCCCATGGGTGTGTTTGAGTTTGCTGCCTTCGCTGAAGGTACCAGGGCAGTTGCCGGTGCTTTGAGCGCCAACAGCGCTGCTGGTGGCTTCACCGTTGTTGGCGGCGGTGATTCCGCGTCAGCAGTTCGCTCCTTGGGATTCGCTGATGATTCATTCGGCCACATCTCTACCGGTGGCGGCGCCAGCTTGGAATACCTTGAGGGCAAGGAATTACCTGGCTTGGTTGCCTTGGACCGCTAA
- a CDS encoding glucose-6-phosphate isomerase yields the protein MTSLAFAATGAAQEAGATHLMTLVADQVASRMFAKDATLWGPEAEAESAIRLGWVEAPEISAPLVEQIISLRNELHAEGINHIVLCGMGGSSLAPEVITATAGVELSVLDSTEPDQVRAAVSDRLASTAIVVSSKSGSTLETDSQRRIFEHEFTAAGIDAKSRIIIVTXPGSPLDVSARAAGYRKVFNADPNVGGRYSGLTAFGLVPSGLAGVDIGALLDSAEEAAEMLRDDDVDNVGLRLAAALGATSPLRNKIVIVDEGSGIVGFSDWAEQLIAESTGKFGTGVLPVVADPHSPEVTGGASDVLVVRLVAGDAEIELRENEVSIAGDLGAQMMVXEFATAVAGRLLGINPFDQPDVEAAKSAARGLLDATPAPTPALFTDGAIEVRTANHDAVWLAGAATLSHALSALVGTLPADGYLSVQVYLDRLANAPLERVRNELASVANRPVTFGXGPRFLHSTGQFHKGGPAVGVFLQVTGTPEADLPIPERPFSFGELIAAQAAGDAAVLAEHGRPVLRLHLTDVAAGVAQLQTAVAELAGRHLDT from the coding sequence ATGACATCACTGGCATTTGCGGCAACCGGCGCCGCGCAAGAGGCCGGGGCCACCCATCTCATGACCTTGGTGGCAGACCAGGTGGCCTCAAGGATGTTCGCCAAAGACGCCACTTTGTGGGGTCCGGAGGCGGAAGCTGAGTCAGCCATCCGCTTGGGCTGGGTTGAAGCTCCCGAGATTTCAGCACCCCTAGTTGAACAGATCATTTCCTTGCGCAATGAGCTGCACGCCGAAGGCATCAACCACATCGTTTTGTGCGGTATGGGTGGGTCTTCCTTGGCACCGGAGGTTATTACAGCCACGGCTGGAGTTGAGCTGAGCGTCCTGGACAGCACCGAACCAGACCAGGTCCGGGCAGCTGTCAGTGACAGGCTGGCCTCCACGGCCATCGTTGTTTCCTCAAAATCAGGATCCACGCTAGAAACTGATTCACAGCGCCGCATCTTCGAGCACGAGTTCACGGCCGCTGGCATTGATGCCAAGTCACGCATCATCATTGTCACTGANCCCGGATCGCCACTTGATGTTTCTGCCCGTGCTGCTGGCTACCGCAAGGTCTTCAACGCCGATCCCAACGTGGGTGGGCGCTACTCGGGGCTCACAGCCTTTGGTCTTGTCCCGTCCGGCCTTGCCGGNGTAGATATTGGAGCACTTCTTGACTCCGCCGAGGAAGCAGCTGAAATGCTGCGCGATGACGACGTTGACAATGTTGGTCTACGGCTGGCGGCGGCNCTGGGCGCAACCTCACCGTTGCGGAACAAGATTGTGATTGTTGATGAGGGTTCTGGCATTGTCGGATTCTCCGACTGGGCCGAACAGCTCATCGCTGAGTCCACCGGCAAGTTCGGCACCGGCGTACTGCCCGTTGTGGCAGATCCGCACTCNCCCGAGGTCACTGGCGGAGCCAGTGATGTGTTGGTGGTTCGGCTGGTAGCAGGGGATGCCGAGATCGAGCTTCGGGAGAACGAAGTCAGTATCGCCGGGGACCTTGGCGCACAGATGATGGTGTGNGAATTTGCCACAGCTGTGGCTGGGCGACTGCTAGGCATCAATCCCTTCGATCAGCCTGATGTTGAAGCAGCGAAGTCAGCTGCCCGCGGGCTGCTGGACGCCACCCCGGCACCCACCCCGGCATTGTTCACCGACGGTGCTATTGAGGTGCGCACAGCTAACCACGACGCCGTATGGCTGGCCGGGGCAGCAACACTGAGCCACGCCCTCAGCGCTTTGGTAGGAACACTGCCTGCGGATGGCTACCTCAGTGTCCAGGTCTACCTTGACAGGCTGGCCAATGCGCCCTTGGAACGTGTCCGCAATGAGCTGGCATCTGTTGCGAACCGTCCCGTCACCTTCGGGTGNGGGCCGCGCTTCTTGCACTCAACAGGCCAGTTCCACAAGGGCGGCCCGGCCGTGGGTGTGTTCTTGCAGGTTACGGGCACTCCGGAGGCGGATCTGCCGATTCCGGAACGGCCGTTTAGCTTTGGCGAACTCATAGCAGCCCAAGCAGCTGGGGACGCTGCTGTACTGGCTGAGCATGGACGCCCGGTATTACGCCTGCATTTGACGGACGTAGCTGCTGGCGTGGCACAACTCCAGACTGCGGTGGCCGAACTTGCTGGCCGCCACTTAGACACCTAA
- the tkt gene encoding transketolase gives MSHLDLPTFTWTANDQRAVDTARVLAADAVEKVGNGHPGTAMSLAPAAYLLFQKVMRIDPKNPDWMGRDRFILSPGHTSLTLYVQLFLSGFGLELTDLQALRTWGSLTPGXPEYKHTAGVEITTGPLGQGLASSVGFAYSQRRMRGLMDTDAAPGTSPFDHTVWVIASDGDMQEGITSEASSLAGHQELGNLVVVYDSNHISIEDDTNIAYSEDVLKRYEAYGWHVQRVDWTKTGEYVEDVAELHAALAAAKSETSXPSIISLRTIIGXPSPKKQNTGAIHGSALGAGEVAALKEVLGFDPEQHFAVEPEVLEHARQLVARGAATHEEWNTAFTAWQSAXPENAALLERIXKKELPAGWEENLPVFESGKDVSTRVASGKVLNVIGGVLPELWGGSCDLAGSNNTTIDGAGSFVPASKQTDTWSGGPYGRVLHFGIREHAAAAIVNGIHLGGPTRAFSGTFLIFSDYQRPAIRLSALMGVPSIYVWTHDSIGLGEDGPTHQPVEQLATLRAIPGLDVIRPGDSNEVSASWKKILETTKNPAGIVLTRQNIPTYARGTGAATATEFGSADQVAKGAYVLAEAVTDGVVVTPAVILIATGSEVQLAVDAREALAAEGIAARVVSVPCVEWFKAQSAQYREAVLPAGVKARVSVEAGLALGWREFVGDAGRSXSLEHFGASADYKVLFNEFGITTEAVTAAAKDSLAAANA, from the coding sequence GTGTCACATCTGGACTTGCCAACATTTACCTGGACCGCCAACGATCAGCGTGCAGTTGACACCGCCCGCGTTTTGGCCGCTGACGCCGTTGAGAAGGTGGGTAACGGTCACCCGGGTACAGCAATGTCCTTGGCTCCGGCCGCGTATCTGCTGTTCCAGAAGGTCATGCGCATTGATCCCAAGAACCCGGACTGGATGGGCCGGGACCGTTTCATCCTCTCNCCCGGGCACACCTCGCTGACACTTTATGTGCAGTTGTTTCTTTCGGGCTTCGGTCTGGAACTTACCGATCTTCAGGCCTTGCGCACGTGGGGCTCGCTGACCCCGGGCCANCCCGAGTACAAGCACACTGCTGGTGTTGAAATCACCACTGGTCCGTTGGGTCAGGGCCTGGCCTCGTCCGTGGGCTTCGCGTACTCCCAGCGCCGCATGCGCGGATTGATGGATACTGACGCCGCNCCCGGCACTAGCCCGTTTGACCACACTGTGTGGGTCATCGCTTCCGACGGCGATATGCAAGAAGGCATCACCAGTGAAGCTTCCAGCCTGGCTGGGCACCAGGAACTGGGCAATCTGGTGGTTGTGTATGACTCCAACCACATCTCCATTGAAGATGACACCAACATTGCCTATTCCGAAGACGTCCTCAAGCGCTATGAGGCGTATGGCTGGCATGTCCAGCGCGTGGATTGGACCAAGACCGGCGAGTACGTTGAAGACGTTGCCGAGCTGCACGCAGCATTGGCTGCAGCAAAATCTGAGACGTCCNNGCCGTCCATCATTTCCCTGCGCACCATCATCGGCTTNCCCTCCCCGAAGAAGCAGAACACCGGAGCCATCCACGGCTCAGCACTAGGTGCTGGCGAAGTTGCGGCGCTGAAAGAGGTGCTGGGCTTTGACCCCGAGCAGCACTTTGCTGTGGAGCCGGAAGTGCTCGAGCACGCCCGCCAACTCGTTGCCCGTGGCGCTGCCACCCACGAAGAGTGGAACACGGCCTTTACAGCATGGCAGAGCGCCAANCCCGAAAATGCTGCACTGCTGGAGCGCATTGANAAGAAGGAACTCCCTGCCGGGTGGGAAGAAAACCTGCCCGTCTTTGAAAGCGGCAAGGATGTTTCAACCCGTGTTGCGTCAGGGAAGGTCCTGAACGTTATTGGCGGTGTGCTCCCTGAACTGTGGGGCGGTTCCTGTGACCTCGCTGGCTCGAACAACACCACCATCGACGGTGCGGGCTCATTTGTTCCCGCCTCGAAGCAGACCGATACCTGGTCCGGTGGCCCTTACGGCCGTGTCTTGCACTTCGGTATCCGCGAGCATGCTGCGGCAGCTATTGTCAATGGCATCCATTTAGGTGGCCCTACCCGCGCCTTCTCCGGCACGTTCTTGATCTTCAGCGACTACCAGCGCCCGGCCATCCGCCTGTCCGCACTGATGGGTGTCCCGTCCATCTACGTGTGGACGCACGATTCCATCGGCCTGGGCGAGGACGGCCCCACACACCAGCCTGTGGAGCAGCTTGCCACGCTGCGTGCTATTCCGGGTCTTGATGTTATCCGCCCCGGCGATTCCAACGAAGTGTCCGCTTCCTGGAAGAAGATCCTGGAAACCACCAAGAACCCCGCCGGAATTGTGCTGACTCGTCAGAACATCCCCACCTACGCCCGCGGAACCGGCGCTGCCACAGCCACTGAGTTCGGCTCTGCGGACCAGGTGGCCAAGGGCGCCTACGTCTTGGCTGAAGCAGTGACCGACGGCGTTGTTGTCACCCCGGCGGTGATCCTGATCGCCACCGGCTCCGAAGTCCAACTTGCTGTGGATGCCCGCGAGGCACTGGCCGCTGAAGGTATTGCTGCCCGTGTTGTCTCGGTGCCGTGTGTTGAGTGGTTCAAGGCTCAGTCTGCGCAGTACCGCGAAGCCGTCTTGCCAGCTGGCGTGAAGGCACGGGTCTCCGTTGAAGCTGGTTTGGCTTTGGGGTGGCGTGAGTTTGTGGGCGACGCTGGCCGATCCNNATCTCTGGAACACTTTGGCGCCTCCGCGGACTACAAGGTTTTGTTCAACGAATTTGGCATCACCACAGAGGCCGTGACCGCCGCGGCCAAGGATTCCCTGGCCGCAGCAAACGCCTAA
- the secG gene encoding preprotein translocase subunit SecG, producing the protein METLQIALQILLGVTSLLLTLLILLHKGRGGGLSDMFGGGMSSNLGSSGVAERNLNRFTVVLGITWGAVIIGLGLIMSYGNLN; encoded by the coding sequence GTGGAAACACTACAAATTGCCCTGCAGATCCTTCTGGGTGTCACCAGCTTGCTGTTGACCTTGTTGATTTTGCTGCACAAGGGCCGTGGCGGCGGCTTGTCCGACATGTTTGGCGGCGGTATGAGTTCAAACTTGGGCTCCTCTGGTGTGGCAGAGCGCAACCTCAACCGCTTTACCGTGGTTCTGGGCATCACCTGGGGCGCGGTTATCATCGGTCTGGGCTTGATCATGTCCTATGGAAACCTGAACTAG
- the pgl gene encoding 6-phosphogluconolactonase, giving the protein MSANVRITPHPSFDVLAATTAARLITRLLDVQSERGEATVVLTGGSVGIATLREVAKSPARLAVDWGKVNFWFGDDRFVPTDSPERNYGQAAEALLNHVPVDPARVHAMAPSDSVADLGEAVALYAAELACAARTEWENDDASPDEPPAVPRFDVLLLGLGPDAHIASLFPEMAGIRTKGAAVVGVLNSPKPPPVRVSLTLETINSAQEIWIVAAGADKAAAVGLGLAGASEIQVPASGARGVNKTMWLLDEAAAAKVPAALMRREN; this is encoded by the coding sequence ATGAGCGCTAATGTCCGTATCACCCCTCACCCGTCCTTTGACGTCTTGGCTGCTACCACGGCGGCCCGGCTCATCACTAGATTGCTCGATGTCCAAAGTGAGCGCGGNGAGGCCACGGTGGTACTGACCGGCGGCAGCGTTGGTATAGCTACTTTGCGTGAAGTAGCGAAGTCCCCGGCCAGACTGGCCGTGGACTGGGGTAAGGTGAATTTCTGGTTTGGTGATGACAGGTTCGTCCCCACTGATTCCCCTGAACGGAACTACGGCCAGGCCGCCGAAGCGTTACTGAACCACGTCCCTGTCGATCCTGCACGCGTGCACGCCATGGCTCCCTCAGACTCGGTGGCAGATCTCGGTGAAGCTGTGGCACTTTACGCCGCTGAGCTAGCCTGTGCTGCAAGGACGGAGTGGGAGAACGACGACGCGTCCCCGGATGAACCACCGGCAGTGCCTCGCTTCGATGTCCTCCTGCTGGGTCTGGGCCCGGACGCGCATATCGCTTCACTGTTTCCGGAGATGGCCGGCATCCGCACCAAGGGTGCTGCCGTGGTCGGGGTGCTTAATTCACCCAAGCCACCACCGGTGCGCGTCTCCCTCACACTCGAGACGATTAACTCGGCCCAAGAAATTTGGATCGTTGCTGCGGGAGCTGATAAAGCGGCTGCCGTTGGTTTGGGTCTGGCCGGTGCAAGCGAAATTCAGGTGCCGGCCTCTGGTGCCCGCGGCGTCAACAAGACCATGTGGCTACTGGATGAGGCTGCCGCAGCCAAGGTTCCGGCAGCCCTGATGCGCCGCGAAAACTAG
- a CDS encoding glucose-6-phosphate dehydrogenase assembly protein OpcA gives MIVKLPDTTTSKITKEIVKMREQGGVVALGRVLTLVVITQNGHEEEAIEAANLASREHPCRIIVLAAGSAEDKTRLDGEIRVGGDAGASEVIVLRCYGELATESESLISALLLPDAPIVAWWPNGAPESPSQSPVGKIAHRRITDSANEANPCEAIKHMGATYAAGDTDLAWTRLTNWRIQLAAALDHYDGTDPITALRVEGASDSPSTLLLASWLHRSLNVPITVTAXPRGTGIRAVIIERKKGNVELIRPGTMEATLTQPGQPMQQVLLPRRSLQDCLAEELRRLDPDVVFGEVVTEGLEKLLAEEKVVQS, from the coding sequence ATGATTGTTAAACTGCCCGATACAACCACTTCCAAGATCACCAAAGAAATTGTCAAGATGCGTGAGCAAGGCGGCGTTGTTGCCTTGGGGCGCGTGCTGACCCTTGTGGTGATCACCCAAAATGGCCACGAAGAAGAAGCCATTGAGGCAGCCAACCTGGCCAGCCGTGAGCACCCGTGCAGAATTATTGTGCTGGCAGCTGGCTCCGCGGAGGATAAGACGCGTCTTGACGGTGAAATCCGGGTAGGCGGTGACGCCGGCGCTTCGGAGGTCATAGTGCTGCGCTGCTATGGGGAGTTGGCTACTGAAAGTGAGTCGCTGATCTCGGCTCTACTGCTGCCAGATGCNCCCATTGTTGCGTGGTGGCCCAACGGGGCCCCTGAGTCACCGAGCCAATCACCTGTGGGTAAGATTGCGCACCGCCGCATCACCGATTCAGCCAATGAAGCCAACCCGTGCGAGGCTATCAAGCACATGGGCGCCACGTATGCCGCAGGGGACACCGATCTAGCGTGGACCCGCCTAACGAATTGGCGTATTCAGCTTGCAGCAGCTTTGGACCACTATGACGGCACCGATCCCATCACGGCGCTGCGGGTTGAAGGCGCCAGCGACTCCCCNAGCACTTTGTTGTTGGCTTCATGGTTGCACAGGTCCTTGAACGTGCCCATCACTGTGACCGCGGANCCCCGCGGTACGGGCATTCGCGCTGTCATCATTGAACGCAAGAAAGGGAATGTGGAACTGATCCGCCCGGGCACCATGGAGGCCACCTTGACCCAGCCGGGGCAGCCCATGCAGCAGGTNCTTTTGCCGCGCCGTTCCTTGCAGGATTGTTTGGCGGAAGAACTGCGCCGTCTTGACCCCGATGTTGTATTTGGTGAAGTTGTCACCGAAGGNCTTGAAAAGCTGTTGGCCGAAGAAAAGGTTGTTCAGTCATGA
- the tal gene encoding transaldolase, with product MTHSTPTAALSAAGVSIWLDDLSRHRLNSGSLAKLIEXKNVVGVTTNPSIFEAAITKSDDYKPELKKFSAAGINAEDAVFEITTSDVADGCDLFAPIAAATKGVDGRVSIEVDPRKAWDTEGTFAEAKRLYAKVNKKNVYIKIPATLEGLAAITATLGEGISVNVTLIFSLERYRAVVNAFLSGLELAKANGHNLADIHSVASFFVSRVDLEIDNRLDAIGTEEAASVKGKAGLANARLAYQVFQEVFSSERWALLADAGALPQRPLWASTGVKNPAYPDTMYVTGLAAVNVVNTMPEKTLDATFEHGVVTGDTITGTYEEANALLNQLEGLGVSYNEVVNLLETEGLDKFVASWKELLNHVQDALDAAGAEG from the coding sequence ATGACTCATTCAACTCCCACTGCCGCACTCTCCGCCGCAGGTGTCTCCATCTGGCTGGACGACCTTTCCCGCCACCGCCTCAACAGCGGCAGCCTGGCCAAGCTCATCGAAGANAAGAACGTTGTTGGCGTCACCACCAACCCCAGCATCTTTGAAGCAGCCATCACCAAGAGCGATGACTACAAGCCCGAGCTGAAGAAGTTCTCCGCTGCTGGTATCAACGCCGAAGATGCAGTATTTGAAATCACCACCTCCGATGTTGCTGACGGCTGCGATTTGTTCGCTCCTATTGCCGCCGCTACCAAGGGTGTTGACGGCCGTGTCTCCATCGAGGTTGATCCCCGCAAGGCGTGGGACACCGAGGGCACGTTCGCCGAGGCCAAGCGCTTGTACGCCAAGGTCAACAAGAAGAACGTTTACATCAAGATCCCGGCAACCCTTGAAGGTCTTGCTGCTATCACCGCAACACTAGGTGAGGGCATCAGCGTCAACGTCACACTAATCTTCTCGCTCGAGCGTTACCGCGCCGTTGTCAACGCTTTCCTCAGCGGTCTTGAACTGGCCAAAGCCAACGGCCATAACTTAGCCGATATCCACTCAGTGGCCTCCTTCTTCGTATCTCGCGTGGACTTGGAAATTGATAACCGCCTCGATGCCATCGGTACCGAGGAAGCGGCTTCCGTCAAGGGCAAGGCCGGACTGGCTAATGCCCGCCTGGCTTACCAAGTGTTCCAGGAGGTCTTTTCCTCCGAGCGTTGGGCTCTGCTGGCCGACGCCGGCGCACTNCCCCAGCGNCCCCTGTGGGCTTCGACCGGGGTCAAGAACCCTGCCTACCCGGACACGATGTACGTCACCGGCCTGGCCGCTGTGAACGTTGTCAACACCATGCCGGAGAAGACCCTCGATGCCACATTCGAGCACGGCGTGGTCACCGGCGACACCATTACCGGTACCTACGAGGAAGCCAACGCCCTGCTGAACCAGCTCGAGGGCCTAGGCGTCTCCTACAACGAGGTTGTCAATCTCCTTGAAACTGAAGGCCTGGATAAGTTCGTTGCCAGCTGGAAAGAGCTCCTGAACCACGTGCAGGACGCACTTGACGCTGCAGGGGCGGAAGGCTAA